The window GCCAACGATGGCTGGCATCTGATCCTGCAAAGCAGCGATCCAGTTGAAGCAATCGCCTGGAGCGACGAGGGCGCTTCTCTGGCCCTTTCTTCGCTGCGTGGCGTGCGCGTCTACGATGCCGGCAGCGGCGCCGAACTGGCCTCCTTTCGGTCGCCACGCTGTTTGATCCATCGCGTCAGTTTTCGCGGCGGGTTGCTGGGTGTCGGCGCTCAGGATTGTTACCCCGTCGAACCGGGCGGTCCGGGTGTCCTGCGCTTCTGGAATTCCGCCGGCGAACTGCAACGATTGCTGCGCTATCATCAGGCGCGATTGCCGGCAATTGCCATGAGCGCCGATGGCCAGCGCGCCGCCGCTGTAGCCCTCAATGGCGAATTTCGTCTTTGGGATGCTGCCAGCGGCGAGCTATTGCAGCGTCGCAATCTGAGCCCGGCCGAGCAGCGCAATTTCATCAGCGCCTGGGCGATCAGCGCCAATCTCAACGTGGTCGCACTGCGCGACTGGCGCGAACGCTATATGTTGCTGTATGATGCTGCCAGCGGCCAGCTGCTGCAGCGCAGCGAATACCCCTACCTCGACGATCAGCCGCTCTTTCAATTTGCGCCTGATAGCCAGAGCTACTTTGACGGCGCCCGCTGGCGTCGCCTCAGCGACGGATCGGCGCTGCTTACGTTACCGCTGGAGGATGGGCTGGCCGCTACGCGCGCCGCCTTTTCGGAGGACGCAGGCATTCTGGCGGTGGCCAGCGCCGAGCTGGCCGCCCCCGCTGCGCAGCGAATTTCGCCGGATCGCTTGCGGCATTTTCGGATTCGACTGTATCGCGCCGGTTCGAGCGCGGCAGTTGCTGAATGGCCTGTGGAGCTTATGCTGCGTTCGCTGGCATTTTCTCCGGATGGACAGCGACTCTGTGCAGGCGGATTTGACGGCAGGTTGCTCTGTCGCAGCCTCGGCCCCTGAGGGCCATGCCAGAGCTTCCAGAAGTAGAAACGGTCGCCCGCAGTCTTCAGCCGCTTTTGCCCGGCAAACGCCTGCTGGAACTGGAAAGCGTCTGGCCGCGAGCTGTCGCCGGCTTGCCGGCTGCGTCAAAGTACTGGCAAGGGGCGGCGATCCTTTCGGTAGATCGCCGCGCCAAATACTTGATCCTGCGTCTGTCGTCGGGCGCACTGATTGTTCATCTGCGTATGACTGGCCGATTGTTCTTGCGCGAGGCGCCGCCGCAAGATCGACGTTTTCTTTCGGCGCAGTTCCGCCTTGATTCGGGCGAATATTTGATCTTTGAGGATACGCGTCGCTTTGGTCGCATCGATTTTGCCGCTGATGAGGCGGCGCTGAGTCGTCGCTTTGCGGCGCTGGGTCCGGAACCTCTGGATCGGAATTTCAGCGGCGCCTTGTTTTTTGAGCGCTTGCAACGAAGTCAGCGACAGATCAAGGCTCTACTACTGGATCAGGGCTTTATCGCCGGTCTTGGCAACATCTACGTGGATGAGTCGCTCTGGTATGCCGGAATCCATCCCTTGACGCGCGGTGCGGACATTTCGCGCCAGCAGACGATGCGTTTGCTTCGCGGTATTCGCTCCATTTTGCGCCGATCGATTGCCGCCAATGGCGCCACCCTGCGCGATTTTCGTTTCCTGGGCGGCCAGAAGGGCGGCTACACGGCGCGGATGCTGGTCTTTCGACGCCAGGGTCAGCCCTGTCGGCGCTGCGGCGCCAGCATTCAAAAGATCCGCGTCGCGGGGCGCGGAACGCATATCTGTCCTCGATGTCAGCGCGGGCCGCGCTCAACGACTTCATCCATGTCTCGCGCCGGCCGTCACTCAAAGCGTCACTGAGGCCAGGACTGGCGCCGCTTGTATTACAGCTCGGTCTCGCCGCTGCGCAGATCGGATTCCAGATCGCTGGCTGACCGGATCAGATCCTCGGACACGTGACGTAACTCATCCGAGGAGTTTACAAAGGTCTGGGCGCCTTCGTTCATGTGCACGGCAGCCTCCAGGATTTCCTGCACGCCGGAGAGCTGGTCGCCAGTGGACTCACGCATCGCCCGCGCCATTTCCTGAATGTTGTGCGTGGCCTCGGCCAGTGCGGCGGTGGCCGCACTCTCGTGGCTGATCAACTCGTAAACACGATCGGTGATGCGTACCGAACTGCGGACGCCGTCAATGATGCCCTTCAGGTCGCGCGCCACTGCTTCAATGGATGCAACGCCGGTTGTTGTGTCCTGCCTGGTTTCGGCGATCAGGCGTTCGATCTCGCCGGCGTTGCGCCGCGACATCTCGGCCAACTTGCCTACTTCATCAGCCACGACCGAGAAGCCGCGGCCTTCCTCGCCGGCCCGCGCCGCCTCAATGGCGGCGTTGAGCGCCAGCAGGTTGGTGCGATCGGCAATATCATTGATTACGTTGACGATTTCTTCGACTTTCCTGGCGCCGCGCTCGATGCGGTAGATGTTTTCCAGAGCGTCCTTGAGACGCTCCTCGCTCTGCTGGGAGCGGTCCAGGGTCTGGCCGCCGCCGGAGCTTGCTTCGCGGCTGAGCGCTTCGATTTGTTTCATGGAGGATCGAATGCGATCCGAGGATTCATAGCCGGTGCCGCAAAGGCGATCCTGCTCGGCGGCGCGATCGGCGATCGATTGAATGGATACATTCATCTCTTCCATAGCCGCAGTTGTTTCTTCGATGGAAGAAAGCTGCTCCTTGCTGCGATCGCCTACGTTTTGACTGAGGCCTTCAACACGCCGCGAGATTTCGCTGAGGTGGGCTGTGGCAGCGCGCGATCGATAGACCATTTTATTCATCACGCCCAGACGTTCTTGCGCCAGACGAGCCTGACGGCTGCTGCGCAGGGCCAGATCGCGAACCTTGCCAATCCCTGCCGCCAGCAAAAGACCTGTGGATAGCAGAAAGACCGTTCCCAGCGCCCAGTCCACCGGCGAAACCTTCATTGGGTCAAGCATCGTGCGGCCCTCGCCGAGGCTGGCCGGCGAAAAATAGACGATGCTGAAGCTGATGGCGCTGTGCATGCCGGCGCAGGCCGCGGCGCTGAAGCGGGTGAAGGCCGGCGAAAAGCGCAACAGACTTTCGCAGAGGAGAATGAAGTAAACGCCGTAGAGTGTGGGGCTCTTTATGGAGATTGTCCAGGCTTCATTTTTCGTTTCCAGATAGCTGAGCTGGATCAAGGCCAGACCGCCAAGTTCCATGACCATACAAAAGTACTTCCACGACGGCCGAAACGAACCAGCTTTCAAATTGAGTATGGACAGCAGCAATGAGAGTGCGTAGAGACTGATAGCAATGAAAAAGTAATGCTTGAGCTGTTCGAGGGCGCCGGTGGCCACTCCAAAGGCGGCGCCGCCGGCGAAGACAGCCAGCAGAATCACACGAATCCGGTTCGTGATGGATTCGCCCTCGCGCTCCAGCTGCAGTTGCTCGTCGGTTGTGCTGTTGATATGCATCAAGGATGGCATCCCGGAAAATCAGAGAATGTCGCCCGGAGCGCGCAGCACAACCACAACTTCATTTGAGAGCTGTGATTCTACGCCTCGGTCATCTACGGCGCTGATCGCAAAGTAGTAGCTGCGATCGGCGGCCAGGAAGGGCGGTCGCGGAAAGGCGGGGTTGCGGGGCGTATTGTAGGCAATCAAATCATTGTCGATGATCAGCCGCATCTTATTGGCCAGGCGCGTTCGAATCAGCGCGGGCCTGCGGATTTGTTCGTCCCGTTCGGACGCCGTCAAGCTCAGAAGGGCCTGTGGACTGCGGATCGCTGCCGGTCCGCCGTCGGCAGGTTGTCGGTCAATGTGCCCGCTGTAGTCGCCGGAGCGGTAGCCGTAGTAGATCCGGTAGCCGCCGCGTTGTACAGCTTCGCTGGCGCTGGCCTCCCATTGCAAGCAGACGCGCAACGGACCGGAGAGCTCAGGCAACAGCTGCACCTGCAGCGGCGGCAGCGGAGCGCGACGCGGACTGTAATCCAGGGCGACGGACTCCAGTACCGGCGATTCGCTTCCCGAGGGATTGGCGCGCAGCTTCGCCTTCCACTGAAGGTAGCGAAAATTCTGCAGCTCCGCCTGCGATCGACTGAGCCGCCGCCAGGGCAGCTGTCGTTCCGGAGTGTCGGCGGCAAAGCGTTCCATTGAAGTGCGCACAAAATAGGCAATGGCGCCGCCCGTTGGCTCGCGGGATCGAAAACTTAGCAGGGCGCTGGCGGCGGGGATGTGGTCGGCGGAACTGAGCACATCCGAAATGACTTCGCCGCTTTGCTGCGCGTAAGTTCCGTCGCCCTCATCGATCTCTGCGGCGGGAAAGATCGAAGCTTGTATTTCACCTTCCGCCAGAAAACGATCCACCAATCGAAATTCATCTATTAACCCGGCGTAGCTGTCGCCGAGAACAATCGAAGAGCGATCCTCGGGGTGGAAACTCATTGGCATCACGCCCTGTGCGCCGGCGGCGACAAAGCGATCCTCCTCTCGCCCATTCAGGTAGAGCACAAGTTCGCCGCTGGCTGCGCGGTAAGCGAGGGCAATGTGACTCCACTGGCGCAGCGGCAAGGAATGATCCGAATTCAGCCGTGCGCTGTAGCGCGCGCCGCCCGGTCCCTCGAAGAGGCGGATCAAGTCGATTTGCAGGCGTCCCTCCAGGAAGCTGATTTCCAGTCCGCGCCTCTGGCCGTCCAGCAGCGTCGCCTTTCTCAATACAATATCGCTTCGTCCAAAGTAGACAGGCTTGAGCCACATCTCCATGCTGAAATCGTTGACCACGCCTGCGCCTGGCCACAATTCCTCCGGCGAACGGATGGCGATGCGATTTTCACGTCGATTGAAGAGCGCCGCCAATCTGCCAGCGCGCGAGTCGGCCGTATCGATATAGCTCGATTGCTCGACTCGATAGTTGCTGGCCTGGTCGCGTAGCAGCGGAGCAGGTCCTTGTTCAAAGTCTAAATAGAGCATGGTATCCGGATCGCCCTGGCGTTGCAAACGACTCAGTCGCAAAT of the Leptospirales bacterium genome contains:
- a CDS encoding LamG domain-containing protein, which codes for MGFRWPLLLVSIILFLSATALSPLNIEQGGGGNRDFGRLILHGVERIQARDGSVDLRLSRLQRQGDPDTMLYLDFEQGPAPLLRDQASNYRVEQSSYIDTADSRAGRLAALFNRRENRIAIRSPEELWPGAGVVNDFSMEMWLKPVYFGRSDIVLRKATLLDGQRRGLEISFLEGRLQIDLIRLFEGPGGARYSARLNSDHSLPLRQWSHIALAYRAASGELVLYLNGREEDRFVAAGAQGVMPMSFHPEDRSSIVLGDSYAGLIDEFRLVDRFLAEGEIQASIFPAAEIDEGDGTYAQQSGEVISDVLSSADHIPAASALLSFRSREPTGGAIAYFVRTSMERFAADTPERQLPWRRLSRSQAELQNFRYLQWKAKLRANPSGSESPVLESVALDYSPRRAPLPPLQVQLLPELSGPLRVCLQWEASASEAVQRGGYRIYYGYRSGDYSGHIDRQPADGGPAAIRSPQALLSLTASERDEQIRRPALIRTRLANKMRLIIDNDLIAYNTPRNPAFPRPPFLAADRSYYFAISAVDDRGVESQLSNEVVVVLRAPGDIL
- the mutM gene encoding bifunctional DNA-formamidopyrimidine glycosylase/DNA-(apurinic or apyrimidinic site) lyase, with amino-acid sequence MPELPEVETVARSLQPLLPGKRLLELESVWPRAVAGLPAASKYWQGAAILSVDRRAKYLILRLSSGALIVHLRMTGRLFLREAPPQDRRFLSAQFRLDSGEYLIFEDTRRFGRIDFAADEAALSRRFAALGPEPLDRNFSGALFFERLQRSQRQIKALLLDQGFIAGLGNIYVDESLWYAGIHPLTRGADISRQQTMRLLRGIRSILRRSIAANGATLRDFRFLGGQKGGYTARMLVFRRQGQPCRRCGASIQKIRVAGRGTHICPRCQRGPRSTTSSMSRAGRHSKRH